From the Actinomycetota bacterium genome, the window GCGAGGCTAAAAACCCCATAAACTTGATTTTTAAGACCAAGATTTTAACGAAAAATTTAAAGTTTGCGATAGCAGCACAACATTATACAAACCTTGAAGAAGTTCATATAAAATTTGCCAAACTAAAGTGGTTTAATATGCTTGAGCAAAGTAGACTAATTCGCCTCTTTCCCCACAGTTGATGCAATTACTGCTCCTTTTTTCGGGAGCAAGGGGGATGCAACGTATCGTGGCCACGGTCTTTTCCCTAATGGAATTCTCGCATTCGGTTTTGCCACACCATCCAGCGATCAAAAATCCTCTTTTGGTCTCCAATATCTCTTCAAATTCATGTAGGCTCCGGACCCCATGCGTATTTTCTTCTTGGAATTTTTTAGCTTTCTTAAACAAATTGGTCTGGATGTTCAACAAAATCTGTTCAACTTCCATCTCGAGTTCGCTTTCCTTAACCGGTTTTTCCTTTCTCGTATCGCGCCGGACTAGTATTACCTGCTCCTTTTCAATATCCTTTGGGCCAATTTCGATGCGAAGTGGTACGCCACGCATCTCGTATTCATTAAACTTCCATCCAGGCGTATATTCCTCTCGAATATCCGCTTCAATTCGGAATTTCCTCTTTAGTAGCTTAAGCAGATGCTCAGTCCTCTCACAGACCAAGGTGCGGGTTTTTGTTTGCCAGATGGGGATGATGATCACCTGAGTGGGAGCAATATTTGGGGGAATTATTAGTCCAGCGTCATCGCCGTGGGTGAGTATCACCGCCCCTATCAGACGTGTAGATACCCCCCAGGATGTTTGCCAGACGTAACGCCTTTCACCCTTTTCATCCTGAAATGTGATATCGAAAGCCTTGGCAAAGTTTTGTCCAAGGTTGTGCGATGTTCCCACCTGAAGCGCCCTTCCGTCACACATTAGGGCCTCCAAGGTATAGGTACGTAATGCACCTGCGAATTTTTCCCTCTCCGATTTCCTGCCTATAATGATGGGTATTGCGAGTTCATCTTGCATGAAATCGCGATAAATCCGAAGC encodes:
- the proS gene encoding proline--tRNA ligase — protein: MSKDKSIEEGIVEKLTNKSENLSRWYSEVIRMAKLADYAPVKGCMVIRPYGYAIWENIREKLDEKFKETGHANAYFPLLIPESFLAKEAEHVQGFAPEVAWVTHGGQEKIEERLAIRPTSESIICHMYSKWIRSYRDLPVLINQWCNVLRWEMVTRPFLRTTEFLWQEGHTAHATEEEAEREALQMLRIYRDFMQDELAIPIIIGRKSEREKFAGALRTYTLEALMCDGRALQVGTSHNLGQNFAKAFDITFQDEKGERRYVWQTSWGVSTRLIGAVILTHGDDAGLIIPPNIAPTQVIIIPIWQTKTRTLVCERTEHLLKLLKRKFRIEADIREEYTPGWKFNEYEMRGVPLRIEIGPKDIEKEQVILVRRDTRKEKPVKESELEMEVEQILLNIQTNLFKKAKKFQEENTHGVRSLHEFEEILETKRGFLIAGWCGKTECENSIREKTVATIRCIPLAPEKRSSNCINCGERGELVYFAQAY